A region of Saccopteryx leptura isolate mSacLep1 chromosome X, mSacLep1_pri_phased_curated, whole genome shotgun sequence DNA encodes the following proteins:
- the DDX53 gene encoding DEAD box protein 53, producing MAWAPEQKWVGPSPDDPGASRDGLGGGGGGGGGHSGGARGGRGRRGGRGKRGRRGKRGGRGLRATSSTEPPTTFKIRNSMIGAVIGIRGSKIQHIQSMTNTKILIIKGDNEANVNIFGSKDMTANAKAAIETIIKKREESYNSQSSVANAASQSPIGRDSTTNNTVREVRQLLNWDRIKEEVADWEKKKWTGLPPIRKDFYVESAATSSLSQVQVDIWRKENFNIMCDDLKNGKKRSIPNPAFTFQDTFHDYPTLMRNINNAGFKYPTPFQSQAWPIILQGIDLIGIAQTGTGKTLSYLLPGFIHIGSQPTPRGQRNGPGMLVLTPTRELAIQVENECYKYAYKSLKIVCIYGGRNRKEQIRSIDRGVDIIIATPGRLNDLQMNNFINLRSITYLVLDEADKMLDMGFERQIMETLIDVRPDRQTIMISATWPGTIRRVAHSYLKEPMIIYVDSLDLVTVNTVKQNIIVTTVEEKRSLIQEFLQNLFPKDKVIVFVSRKLVANDLFNDLSIQGLSVQLLHGNKKQSEREQALDDFKSGKVKILIATDLVCRGLDVSDITHVYNYDLPWNIEEYVHRIGRTGRAGKSGIAITLITTKDWKIAPELIQILERANQSVPEALEAMANRHKFAEPKKNTKNPTKIFQQKPQGSYGKPL from the coding sequence ATGGCTTGGGCCCCGGAGCAGAAGTGGGTGGGGCCAAGTCCAGATGATCCTGGAGCCAGTAGGGATGGCCTGGGAGGCGGAGGTGGAGGCGGAGGCGGACATAGTGGAGGTGCCAGAGGAGGAAGAGGtcgaagaggaggaagaggcaaAAGAGGCAGAAGAGGCAAAAGAGGAGGCAGGGGCTTGAGGGCCACTAGCTCCACAGAACCTCCTACTACCTTTAAAATACGAAACAGTATGATTGGTGCTGTGATTGGTATCAGAGGATCAAAAATACAACACATCCAGAGCATGACAAATACAAAAATACTGATTATAAAGGGTGACAACGAAGCAAACGTAAACATTTTTGGCAGCAAGGATATGACAGCAAATGCCAAAGCTGCTATAGAAACCATTATTAAAAAACGAGAAGAAAGTTACAATTCACAATCCAGTGTTGCTAATGCTGCATCCCAATCCCCTATTGGAAGAGATTCAACCACAAATAACACTGTTAGAGAAGTTCGGCAATTGTTAAACTGGGACCGAATTAAGGAGGAAGTAGcagattgggaaaaaaaaaagtggacggGTTTACCTCCAATTAGAAAAGACTTTTACGTAGAATCTGCAGCTACAAGTTCACTGTCTCAAGTGCAAGTAGAcatttggagaaaagaaaatttcaatataATGTGTGATGACttgaaaaatggcaaaaaacGTTCTATCCCCAACCCAGCTTTTACATTTCAAGACACATTCCACGATTATCCTACCTTGATGAGAAACATTAACAATGCTGGATTTAAATATCCAACACCATTTCAGTCACAGGCATGGCCCATTATTCTTCAAGGGATAGATCTTATAGGAATTGCCCAAACTGGAACAGGCAAAACATTGTCCTATTTATTGCCTGGGTTCATTCATATAGGCTCTCAACCAACACCTAGAGGACAAAGAAATGGTCCTGGGATGCTAGTTCTTACACCAACTAGAGAATTAGCTATCCAGGTAGAAAATGAATGTTACAAGTATGCATATAAAAGTCTTAAAATCGTTTGTATATATGGtggcagaaatagaaaagaacaaataagaaGCATTGACAGAGGCGTAGACATCATTATTGCTACTCCTGGTCGGCTCAATGATCTACAAATGAATAACTTTATCAACCTAAGAAGCATAACCTATCTAGTCTTAGATGAAGCTGATAAAATGCTGGATATGGGATTTGAACGTCAGATAATGGAGACTTTAATAGATGTGCGCCCAGACCGGCAGACAATTATGATAAGTGCAACTTGGCCAGGTACGATTCGTCGAGTTGCACACTCTTATTTGAAAGAGCCTATGATTATTTATGTTGATTCTCTGGATCTCGTTACTGTAAATACagtgaaacaaaatataattgtTACCACAGTAGAAGAAAAACGATCTCTTATCCAAGAATTCCTACAGAATCTATTTCCCAAAGACAAAGTCATCGTGTTTGTCAGCAGAAAACTTGTTGCTAATGATTTATTCAATGATTTAAGTATCCAAGGCCTATCTGTCCAGTTGCTTCATGGCAACAAAAAACAGAGTGAACGTGAACAAGCATTAGATGACTTTAAAAGTGGAAAGGTGAAAATACTGATCGCTACTGATTTAGTATGCAGAGGTCTTGATGTTAGTGATATTACACATGTTTATAATTATGATTTGCCTTGGAATATTGAAGAATATGTACATAGAATAGGACGTACCGGAAGAGCTGGGAAGAGTGGCATAGCTATTACCCTAATTACTACAAAGGATTGGAAGATTGCCCCTGAATTGATTCAAATTCTGGAAAGAGCAAATCAAAGTGTCCCAGAAGCTCTTGAAGCAATGGCCAATCGTCACAAGTTTgctgaaccaaaaaagaatacaaaaaaccccacaaaaatatttcaacaaaaaccCCAGGGGTCTTATGGAAAACCACTTTAA